A portion of the Lolium rigidum isolate FL_2022 chromosome 1, APGP_CSIRO_Lrig_0.1, whole genome shotgun sequence genome contains these proteins:
- the LOC124684954 gene encoding DExH-box ATP-dependent RNA helicase DExH9, producing the protein METLKRKAPDAPATDADSPLKAPRADSTTPAPAPAAPSERVACVHDVSYPEGYDASTSGSRIVAGGGEGAAPAKTFPFPLDPFQSEAIRCLDNGESVMVSAHTSAGKTVVALYAIAMSLRNQQRVIYTSPIKALSNQKYREFKEEFSDVGLMTGDVTIEPNASCLVMTTEIWRSMQYKGSEVMREVAWVIFDEVHYMRDRERGVVWEESIVMAPKNSRFVFLSATVPNAKEFADWVAKVHKQPCHIVYTDYRPTPLQHYVFPAGGDGLYLVVDENGKFREDSFQKSLNVLAPASGGDKKRDNGKRQKGVMAGKPHEDSDIFKMVKMIIQRQYDPVILFSFSKKECEFLAMQMAKMDLNGEDEKVNIETIFWSAMDLLSDDDKKLPQVSNMLPLLKRGIGVHHSGLLPILKEVIEILFQEGLIKCLFATETFSIGLNMPAKTVVFTNVRKFDGDRFRWLSSGEYIQMSGRAGRRGIDQRGICILMVDEKMEPSTAKMMLKGGADSLNSAFHLSYNMLLNQMRSEDGDPEKLLRHSFYQFQADRALPDLEKQVGELEKERSSMIIENEENVKDYYDLLQQYKSLKMDVRDIVLSPKYVLPFLQSGRLVRVQYSTDDKHTFSIDENVTWGIIINFEKVKTNGEDRRPEDYDYTVDVLTRCSVNKDISGKKIMKIIPLKSHGEPVVISLPLSQIDGLSSVRMYIPKDLLPVEARENTLRKVEEVLSRFSKDGVPLLDPEEDMEVKSSSYRKAARRIEALESLLEKHDDIRSAPHIQQKLKVFHAKQEIASKIKSIKKTIRASTALAFKDELKARKRVLRRLGYITSEDVVEVKGKVACEISSADELTLTELMFSGTLKDATVEQMVALLSCFVWQEKLQDAPKPREELDLLFYQLQETARRVANLQLECKIQIDVESFVNSFRPDVMEAVYSWARGSKFHQIMEMTQVFEGSLIRAIRRLEEVLQQLILASQSIGETQLEAKLEEAVSKIKRDIVFAASLYL; encoded by the exons atggagacACTCAAGCGGAAGGCGCCGGACGCCCCCGCCACCGATGCGGACTCCCCTCTCAAGGCGCCGCGGGCCGACTCCACCACGCCGGCCCCCGCCCCTGCCGCCCCATCCGAGCGCGTCGCCTGCGTGCACGACGTCTCCTACCCCGAAGGCTACGACGCGTCCACCTCCGGCTCGCGCATCgtcgcgggcggcggcgagggcgcggCCCCGGCCAAGACCTTCCCCTTCCCGCTCGACCCTTTCCAGTCCGAGGCCATCCGGTGCCTCGACAACGGCGAGTCCGTCATG GTCTCGGCTCACACGTCGGCAGGGAAGACGGTGGTGGCGCTGTACGCGATAGCCATGTCGCTGCGCAACCAGCAGCGCGTCATCTACACGTCGCCGATCAAGGCCCTCAGCAACCAGAAGTACAGAGAGTTCAAGGAGGAGTTCTCCGACGTCGGCCTCATGACCGGAGACGTCACGATCGAGCCGAACGCCTCTTGCTTG GTCATGACCACGGAGATTTGGCGCAGCATGcagtacaaggggtcggaggtcaTGCGAGAAGTCGCTTGGGTTATCTTCGACGAGGTGCATTACATGCGTGACAGGGAGAGAGGAGTGGTGTGGGAGGAGAGTATTGTCATGGCTCCCAAGAACTCGCGGTTTGTGTTCCTCTCCGCAACTGTGCCTAATGCCAAGGAGTTTGCTGACTGGGTAGCTAAG GTACATAAGCAACCTTGTCATATAGTATACACCGACTACCGACCTACACCTCTCCAGCACTATGTGTTTCCTGCTGGAGGTGATGGCTTGTACCTGGTAGTTGATGAGAATGGCAAGTTCAGAGAGGACAGTTTTCAGAAATCTCTGAATGTTCTTGCTCCTGCTAGTGGCGGTGACAAGAAGAGGGACAACGGGAAGCGACAAAAGGGCGTCATGGCAGGGAAACCTCATGAGGACAGCGACATATTCAAGATGGTGAAAATGATAATTCAGCGTCAATATGACCCTGTGATTCTTTTCAGCTTTAGCAAAAAAGAATGTGAATTTCTTGCAATGCAG ATGGCCAAGATGGACTTGAATGGGGAAGATGAGAAAGTGAACATTGAAACCATATTCTGGAGTGCTATGGATTTGCTTTCAGATGATGACAAAAAGCTTCCCCAGGTTTCAAATATGCTTCCCTTATTGAAACGCGGCATTGGAGTGCATCATTCTGGTCTGTTGCCCATTCTAAAGGAAGTGATTGAGATACTTTTTCAAGAGGGCCTCATCAAG TGTCTGTTTGCCACAGAAACATTCAGTATTGGATTGAACATGCCTGCAAAGACTGTTGTGTTTACCAATGTACGGAAATTTGACGGAGATCGATTTAGATGGTTGTCAAGTGGAGAGTACATCCAAATGAGTGGCCGTGCTGGTCGTCGAGGTATTGATCAGCGTGGTATCTGCATATTGATGGTAGATGAGAAAATGGAACCCTCAACTGCCAAAATGATGCTGAAAGGAGGTGCTGATAGTTTGAACAG TGCCTTCCATTTGAGCTACAACATGTTGTTAAATCAAATGCGCTCTGAGGATGGCGATCCAGAAAAGCTTCTTCGGCATTCATTCTACCAATTTCAAGCAGATCGAGCTCTCCCTGATCTTGAG AAGCAAGTGGGGGAACTGGAAAAAGAGAGAAGTtccatgattattgaaaatgaggagAATGTGAAGGATTATTATGATCTCTTACAGCAGTACAAATCTTTAAAGATGGATGTCCGTGATATTGTACTTTCGCCAAAATATGTTCTGCCTTTCTTGCAATCTGGAAGGCTTGTTCGTGTTCAATACAGTACAGATGACAAACACACCTTCTCTATTGACGAAAATGTCACATGGGGAATTATAATAAACTTTGAAAAGGTGAAAACCAATGGTGAAG ACAGGAGGCCTGAGGATTATGATTACACTGTTGACGTCCTCACCAGATGTTCTGTAAACAAGGACATAAGTGGAAAGAAGATTATGAAGATTATACCTCTCAAATCCCATGGAGAACCGGTTGTTATTTCGTTGCCACTTTCTCAG ATCGATGGACTAAGTAGCGTTCGAATGTACATACCTAAGGATCTTTTGCCTGTAGAAGCTCGAGAAAACACCTTGCGGAAAGTTGAAGAAGTGCTTTCAAGGTTTTCTAAAGATGGGGTTCCTCTATTGGATCCAGAAGAAGATATGGAA GTGAAATCAAGCTCCTATCGGAAAGCTGCCAGAAGAATAGAAGCTCTTGAGAGCTTATTGGAGAAGCATGATGACATCCGTAGTGCTCCCCATATCCAACAGAAGCTGAAGGTGTTTCATGCTAAGCAAGAAATAGCATCCAAAATAAAGTCCATAAAGAAAACAATACGTGCTTCGACTGCTCTAGCTTTCAAGGATGAGCTGAAGGCCCGAAAACGTGTTCTTCGTAGGCTGGG ATACATCACCAGTGAAGATGTAGTTGAAGTGAAGGGCAAAGTGGCATGTGAGATCAGCTCAGCTGATGAACTGACATTGACTGAACTTATGTTCAGTGGTACTTTGAAGGATGCTACTGTTGAGCAGATGGTGGCTCTGCTTTCTTGCTTCGTTTGGCAGGAAAAGCTTCAGGACGCCCCAAAGCCGAGGGAGGAGCTCGACTTACTCTTCTACCAGTTGCAGGAAACCGCGCGAAGGGTTGCAAACCTGCAGCTCGAATGCAAG ATCCAGATCGACGTGGAATCTTTTGTGAACTCCTTCCGCCCTGATGTGATGGAAGCTGTGTATTCGTGGGCCAGAGGGTCCAAGTTCCACCAGATCATGGAGATGACCCAGGTGTTCGAAGGCAGCCTGATCAGGGCCATCAGGCGGCTGGAGGAGGTCTTGCAGCAGCTGATCCTGGCATCCCAGTCGATCGGTGAGACCCAGCTTGAAGCGAAACTTGAGGAGGCGGTCAGCAAGATCAAGAGAGACATTGTGTTTGCAGCCTCCTTGTACTTGTAA
- the LOC124667788 gene encoding BAG family molecular chaperone regulator 7 produces the protein MGSSHRHLLRLLDDPFFPFPPPPPSSCPFLPSPFAFPHHDLDTLDLFLPPHHTADPFFPTPSPFTAPHAFLLHDLTDRVAALELALAARAPQPARRKCTYAATSPGGRKVKWTAEEKPRTGLRALKWEAELASPNEDGFDRKWRWETKSKAGKAKTKWGTEIKGKGCLEPWSHAYSWEEDFSGSDDDDEQERKPEKKKEIKPAAKEDKKDKKTTKCVQIEEIPEDNTAGCDAIRKAFAMGNDKGKAKELSPQDAALLIQMNYRKHLAHRSQVLRCLRDLAVAKAKLKELRSLFYNLNYRRRCSHDHEERQRFSEKIIVLLLTVDALEGPDFMVRTAKKSMLEELEGMLEIVDPQPPGKERSFSRRKFDLPQGGAIPNEKSAAVNNTVKVINTGKGK, from the exons ATGGGCTCCTCccaccgccacctcctccgcctcctcgacgaCCCCTTCTTCCCCTTCCCTCCACCACCACCCTCCTCCTGCCCCTTCCTCCCTTCCCCATTCGCCTTCCCCCACCACGACCTCGACACCCtcgacctcttcctcccgccccACCACACCGCCGACCCCTTCTTCCCCACCCCCTCCCCCTTCACCGCCCCCCACGCCTTCCTCCTCCACGACCTCACCGACCGCGTCGCCGCCCTCGAGCTCGCCCTCGCCGCCCGCGCGCCCCAGCCCGCGCGCCGCAAGTGCACCTACGCCGCCACATCCCCGGGCGGCCGCAAGGTCAAGTGGACCGCCGAGGAGAAGCCGCGCACCGGCCTCCGCGCGCTCAAGTGGGAGGCCGAGCTCGCCTCCCCCAACGAAGACGGATTCGACCGCAAGTGGCGGTGGGAGACCAAGTCCAAGGCCGGCAAGGCCAAGACCAAGTGGGGCACCGAGATCAAGGGCAAGGGATGCCTCGAGCCATGGTCCCACGCCTACTCCTGGGAGGAGGACTTCAGCGGgtcagacgacgacgacgaacagGAGCGcaagccggagaagaagaaggagatcaagcccgccgccaaggaggacaagaaggacaagaagacgaccAAATGCGTCCAGATCGAGGAGATCCCCGAGGACAACACCGCCGGATGCGACGCCATCAGGAAG GCTTTTGCTATGGGCAACGACAAGGGGAAGGCCAAGGAGCTGTCGCCGCAGGACGCCGCGCTGCTCATCCAGATGAACTACAGGAAGCACCTCGCCCACCGCTCCCAGGTGCTGCGCTGCCTGCGCGACCTCGCCGTGgccaaggccaagctcaaggagCTCAGGTCCTTGTTCTACAACCTCAATTACAGGCGCCGCTGCAGCCATGACCATGAGGAGCGCCAGAGGTTCTCTGAGAAGATTATTGTCCTGCTCCTCACTGTCGATGCGCTTGAG GGACCTGACTTCATGGTGAGGACGGCAAAGAAATCTATGCTGGAGGAACTCGAGGGGATGCTGGAGATTGTGGACCCACAGCCACCTGGTAAGGAGAGGTCGTTTAGCCGCCGAAAGTTTGATCTTCCGCAGGGTGGAGCCATCCCGAATGAGAAGTCAGCTGCTGTGAACAACACAGTCAAAGTCATCAACACGGGCAAGGGCAAGTAA